Proteins encoded together in one Variovorax paradoxus EPS window:
- a CDS encoding SDR family NAD(P)-dependent oxidoreductase → MTTATSTSPYTARYPSLAGRTVFISGGASGIGESLVRAFHAQGAKVGFCDLDTAAGTALAAELQGETPALFSVCDVTDTAALAATIAGVRARFGPIGVLLNNAANDRRHEMADVTSEDFDRLVAVNIKHQFFAAQAVAEDMRALGGGSIINFGSISWMMKGRGYPVYQACKAGVRGLTRSLARDLGKQNIRVNTIMPGWVMTERQIKLWVKPESAAEIDAAQCLPGRVMAEDIAAMALFLAADDSRMCTAQDYVVDAGWI, encoded by the coding sequence ATGACCACAGCCACCTCAACCTCTCCCTACACCGCTCGCTATCCGTCGCTCGCCGGGCGCACCGTCTTCATCTCGGGCGGCGCCAGCGGCATCGGCGAATCGCTGGTGCGGGCCTTCCACGCGCAGGGCGCCAAGGTCGGTTTCTGCGACCTCGACACGGCCGCCGGCACGGCGCTCGCCGCCGAGTTGCAGGGCGAGACGCCCGCGCTGTTCAGCGTCTGCGACGTGACCGACACGGCCGCGCTGGCCGCGACCATCGCTGGTGTTCGGGCGCGCTTCGGGCCCATCGGTGTGCTGCTGAACAACGCGGCCAACGACCGGCGCCACGAAATGGCCGATGTGACCAGCGAGGACTTCGACCGCCTCGTGGCCGTCAACATCAAGCACCAGTTCTTTGCCGCACAGGCCGTGGCCGAGGACATGCGCGCACTGGGCGGCGGCTCGATCATCAACTTCGGCTCGATCAGCTGGATGATGAAAGGGCGTGGCTACCCGGTCTATCAAGCCTGCAAGGCGGGTGTGCGCGGCCTCACGCGCTCGCTGGCGCGCGACCTCGGCAAGCAGAACATCCGGGTCAATACGATCATGCCGGGCTGGGTGATGACCGAGCGGCAGATCAAGCTGTGGGTGAAGCCCGAATCCGCCGCGGAAATCGATGCGGCCCAGTGCCTACCGGGGCGCGTGATGGCCGAGGACATCGCGGCGATGGCGCTGTTCCTCGCCGCCGACGATTCGCGGATGTGCACCGCGCAGGATTACGTGGTGGACGCCGGCTGGATCTGA
- a CDS encoding DUF3597 domain-containing protein — protein sequence MSFFGKIFSKIFPSANAAEVVAAPPAPAPGAPAVAAPPPSIPLGDVPAILDAMPGAASLNWRTSIVDLLKLLGLDSSLAARKELASEILYSDGEPGSAEWNIGLHKQVMTRIAANGGTLPAELRD from the coding sequence ATGAGCTTTTTCGGCAAGATTTTTTCCAAGATTTTTCCGTCGGCCAACGCCGCTGAAGTCGTCGCCGCACCGCCGGCGCCTGCACCGGGCGCACCGGCCGTTGCGGCACCGCCGCCCTCGATCCCGCTGGGCGACGTGCCAGCGATCCTCGACGCAATGCCTGGTGCCGCCAGCCTGAACTGGCGCACCTCGATCGTCGACCTGCTCAAGTTGCTGGGCCTGGACAGCAGCCTCGCCGCGCGCAAGGAGCTGGCCAGCGAAATTCTCTACAGCGACGGCGAGCCGGGTTCGGCCGAATGGAACATCGGCCTGCACAAGCAGGTGATGACCCGCATCGCAGCCAATGGCGGCACGCTGCCTGCTGAACTGCGCGACTGA